In Hirundo rustica isolate bHirRus1 chromosome 4, bHirRus1.pri.v3, whole genome shotgun sequence, a genomic segment contains:
- the GOLGB1 gene encoding golgin subfamily B member 1 isoform X2, producing the protein MEEAPEELLERLAQTEKLVVQLKDLIREKDALLQEKEAVFKKEREAADAKLTKLKLQAKAKLASLNKRIEELTEKGSSLPTQALAEELEYPKKNENTDEGHREEMEVLKEQLREQEKTVQDLKKQLAVATVNLKDAEIKYTTQLSSLQEMIQEKEALLEEHVHQHQADLLKMVVQSDMEVEMQQNLRTLQRKLEEKEAALLGRTQVVELLQQELHAAEKQNQTLLDQCQKMEVELSSMRDVLDAERRGSQDLREKMELELAERKLSSHRLQEEVQHLSEQLEEARRAQAELEVKYKDLEQEHGLEVEEKNRLLSCLAVAEQELRCGHAVLGADKDQLKQDVGQLLVPSVGHGATAHKPLDELQKSEEFVCCLDELKSQPQVQLSELAQQDESASQEKIVDQEDQNETSFLPTENLERQKTEEIPHLQLVLQESQQEAVMVTEDAEQNKNIGAEAKLQDLWTVEAPASHVDRSSSAGVSGELVNSETQKPFGDTSVLSEARTDGFTNEVKQFTEESCPPEILEYIAAEKQKELSVLLLELKEAQEEITFLKSHLKGPSGQTSTGSQTEASQLEENSQIQYLEREEQAASDTESVSLLRETEMQQIGLLRENGIRLQEQPQGSPGTSQSQELVKLQNQITELQIILQKSEESFRKELGEKCAEINRLNRLAEEYRQKKEDPESTFCVLTEERDQLLCQAKELSTITELKEQVKQLKEELALSEKQRLSDSQSSLLREQIQSLKNEFKSKDIKIEALQKDLDEAQLQISDQDMQLKDVRSQVETKECEVLDLRQLLRKNAAEMEELSHKLALKGHEAASLEQLVAEHTRSIESLQQALLEKDQQMAEISVSMSEKMVILNEEKFSLGNELRSLKEQTNLLLKAHEEKEQNTGAEDTCLKCEASEQQNETEAVSKENEELGNQVELLRKENEQVKRKLQAALVNRKELQKKVARLEDELEQLSRGQKSENSVPQAAAGKENMRSMISKAMSLANQPGKDYLIQMLSEKESELQSIWKDKEPTEAWLQAVIEEMRQSLQGKANTVSIKDEIMERQTIPDKVTETTESPENDEENEKHSSASTNLEEKQKSALKERISVLEQEKEQLQKKLQEALVSRKDTIKKAQEKDRHHREQLKQQKDDYNILQEQFDQQTKEKDSIQAQLRQLQELKGSAGSVLGSRDRLDYSCTEAEDTTNNKFVQVADVSEEELKKHLDKLQKEKEKLECNISHMQKELAHKSELISDLQQHIAQLFVEIEGLKRASDQAEAKGVSLQTELEESQGKISGVASLEDLQILVHQKDEEMEFLNQQLKEKSEALSNVQAKLLEKEDSVKRLCSQLEAQAQVHEEQSKRLQTEMLEIQEKQEDSAEAAKQKNQMQRKLQAALISRKEALKESKSLKEELDNAKTTIDSLSVKLTNMESQICGYVKETDTLTEKLACLTGEREKLTAEIDKLLRENQNLDGCCKNLTLTLDRVVLEKEKLEKDVESLKNFQATESSEWQEKYKELQGEYETLLQSYENVSNEAERIQRVLETVRQEKQEIYLQLKRAEAKKEETDKQLQEAGQEIDEMKEKMRKFAKSKQQKILELEEENEKLRAEMHFTDGELHRTGERFTNTSLKEDLDCCRRECQSLSTQLETVMAEKESLNQEIVDLKCLLQLTESKLKESGELVDRCVTQPTMGEETDEAVAAPSPMERSENQVDLTFRPEPPAAELEQEAFESDRPYEDPGIYRQQIAELTKQITELEDNRRASEQQLGDIRSCVETLAGEKKALEHQMEEKVHEVNDLQATVAKMEQTVQNVKDELVRMTALKDALEAEKDDLEERLMNQLAELNGSIGNYQQDATDFQIKNDQLKHELQSLQRIMHKLEEEKIQMAKEKSKASSEKQKEFLEKLKYNWRAESSTHIKELQELLKQKQQEIKQLQKDCIKSQEKNSRLERTVKALEFLQSETQKEVEAAKETSAKAAEDTKKAQAELALCRVVLDDTQSEAARVLAESIKVKEELQANKEKIKIQMKKKDEDFERRLQQEKDKHSKEIKNMEEKLATLQREKDHMETTVDNLQDSLKTKDQEAKQLEGSLNKTLAQLAAFTRSMSSLQDDRDRVIDESKTWEKKFTETIQKKEEEIRSKEEACVVLKNQMKHMTVRVEELQTHISRLECNKKDWEADCRKEIQHHQKTCEKLQEEKKELLTQLEESQKLYSKSQNEQQELESEISSLRDQLADLKNSFNKCELAREELGTVVKQQETSIQNFKLNCEQLQADLQASKDLTNKLHEETSDKDQKIMSLLSAKEEAVMAALAELQQQHSEEMKELECRLSKEEEDRKALENEKNKFHDKLNVLTEKMKISRKESKQQKAQLDSFTKSMSSLQDDRDRILRDYKQLEEHHLVMILEKDQLIQEAAAENNKLKEEMRSFHSQMDDLNSENAKLNAELVRYREDLNQVISIKDSQQKELLKIQFQRIQTLENEKATIEAQLKESEHTQDDLRKRMEALREDKVSMSQEIETLLSSLSQVQREMAALHEGSPIMECQAELKAREKEVQELSHELSLSQKRITELEGELECVQRDAAKRVGEAEDRLRKELKHLHHDAGIMRNETETAEERVAELARDLMEMEQKLLAVTDENKDLRAQIQSFGRSMSSLQDSRDQANEELHVLKQKYSADLEEQKSLVQNLQKQIAQLQEEQCSTARNRDTLRSELTELQKAIDGRGLLAQIEKLNQQLRAKDDELLRLSLELEGSSNQVKSFSKAMASLQNDRDRLLNELDKKYKIEEVKQQAGGSASTTSSEVQSLKKALASLQSDRDRVIKELENLQQQYILVGVEAAENSRLKAQLQQWEQEADKQLRLQEQLKQEGAVYQQELQQLRQEKATWEKQSSSMKEQYLTAIAEKDKQLSHLQRITQEMRLPFNKSQTTEEQHQSKISPEVLKGDFSSLETEMKHLQAQLSDSLKELHQKELRIQQLNSKLSQVFEEKNALALQLHGSSRSICESHQHYSEVLNRCLVLERQLQELQAADKSMELFATDAAPGAPQEKNEPQRGTYTSELQELQLRLSETEHLHSSTKQDMQYLEEQLEEERDRRLAAEEALFVAQDQIRRLQSSEGASSLSASIDMTPGHEQSLLIDSMDNNSSRTRSTLGLRRLLRSLFRSRTHLPLLVAMYLLALHVLLFLCFTGRL; encoded by the exons aaaaatgaaaatacagatgaagggcacagagaagaaatggaagtactgaaggagcagctcagggagcaAGAGAAGACTGTTCAGGACCTGAAGAAACAGCTGGCTGTAGCCACAGTAAATCTGAAAGATGCTGAAATCAAGTATACAACACag CTGAGTTCCCTTCAGGAAATGATTCAGGAGAAGGAAGCTCTCCTGGAAGAACATGTGCACCAGCATCAAGCTGACTTGCTCAAGATGGTGGTCCAGTCAGATATGGAAGTAGAGATGCAACAG AACCTGCGCACACTCCAGAGAAAGCTTgaggagaaggaagcagctctgtTAGGACGAACTCAGGTGGTagaactgctgcagcaggagttACAcgctgctgaaaaacaaaatcag ACACTCCTAGATCAGTGCCAGAAGATGGAAGTGGAGTTAAGCTCCATGAGGGATGTGCTAGATGCGGAGAGGCGAGGGTCTCAGGATctcagggagaagatggagcTGGAACTGGCTGAGAGGAAGCTGTCTTCCCATCGCTTGCAAGAGGAGGTGCAGCATCTCTCAGAACAGCTGGAGGAGGCAAGAAGAGCACAAGCTGAACTAGAAGTGAAGTATAAAGACCTGGAACAGGAACATGGGCTGGAGGTGGAAGAGAAAAACCGGCTGCTCAGTTGTCTTGCAGTGGCTGAACAAGAGCTGCGGTGTGGCCACGCTGTCCTTGGAGCTGACAAGGACCAGCTGAAACAGGACGTTGGCCAGCTCTTGGTGCCATCTGTGGGACATGGAGCTACAGCACACAAACCTCTGG ATGAGCTACAGAAATCTGAAGAATTTGTCTGCTGTCTGGATGAGCTGAAATCCCAGCCACAAGTTCAGCTCTCTGAACTGGCGCAGCAG GATGAATCAgcttcacaggaaaaaatagtaGATCAGGAGGACCAGAATGAGACTTCATTCCTACCCACAGAAAACTTGGAAAGACAGAAGACGGAAG aaatacCACATTTGCAACTTGTTCTCCAGGAGTCTCAGCAGGAAGCTGTGATGGTCACAGAAGATGCAGAACAG AATAAGAATATTGGTGCTGAGGCAAAATTGCAAGACTTGTGGACTGTGGAAGCTCCAGCCTCACATGTAGACCGCTCTTCTTCTGCAG GTGTTTCAGGAGAGCTGGTGAATTCTGAAACGCAAAAGCCTTTTGGTGACACTTCCGTGCTCTCTGAG GCAAGAACAGATGGCTTTACCAATGAAGTCAAGCAGTTTACTGAGGAAAGTTGTCCACCTGAAATTCTAGAATATATtgctgcagagaaacagaaagagctGTCAGTTTTGCTGCTGGAACTGAAAGAAGCCCAAGAAGAAATAACTTTTCTGAAAAGCCACCTCAAGGGTCCCAGTGGCCAAACTTCTACAGGCAGCCAAACAGAAGCCAGCCAGCTGGAAGAGAATTCACAGATACAGTATCTGGAGCGGGAAGAGCAGGCAGCTTCAGATACAGAGAGTGTCTCCTTactgagagaaacagaaatgcagcaaattGGCTTACTTCGGGAAAACGGAATCAGGCTCCAAGAACAGCCTCAGGGAAGCCCTGGCACCTCTCAATCACAAGAACTGGTAAAGTTACAAAACCAAATTACAGAACTGCAAATAATTCTGCAGAAATCAGAAGAATCCTTTAGGAAAGAACTAGgagaaaaatgtgcagaaataaATAGGCTAAACCGGTTGGCTGAGgaatacagacaaaaaaaagaggatCCTGAAAGTACATTTTGTGTTTTGACCGAAGAACGAGATCAGCTCTTGTGTCAGGCAAAAGAACTTTCTACCATAACAGAACTGAAGGAGCAAGTGAAGCAACTGAAGGAAGAACTGGctctttcagaaaagcagagacTGTCAGACAGTCAAAGCAGTCTTCTAAGAGAACAAATCCAGAGccttaaaaatgaatttaaatccAAGGATATAAAAATTGAAGCTTTGCAAAAGGACTTGGATGAAGCACAACTTCAGATTTCTGACCAGGACATGCAACTAAAGGATGTGAGAAGTCAGGTTGAGACAAAGGAATGTGAAGTACTTGATCTAAGACAACTTTTGAGGAAGAATGCAGCAGAGATGGAAGAGCTTTCCCACAAGTTAGCCTTAAAGGGACACGAGGCAGCAAGCCTAGAACAGCTTGTTGCTGAGCACACCAGGTCTATAGAGAGCCTGCAACAAGCCTTGCTAGAAAAGGACCAACAGATGGCAGAGATCAGTGTCAGCATGTCTGAGAAAATGGTCATCCTGAATGAAGAGAAAttttctctaggaaatgagCTGAGGAGTCTTAAGGAGCAGACAAATCTGTTATTAAAAGCCCAcgaagaaaaagaacagaacacAGGAGCAGAAGATACATGTCTGAAATGTGAGGCATCCGAGCAGCAGAATGAGACAGAAGCAGTGAgtaaagaaaatgaggaattaGGAAATCAAGTTGAActtctgagaaaagaaaacGAGCAAGTAAAGCGGAAGCTGCAAGCAGCACTTGTGAACAGGAAGGAGCTTCAGAAGAAAGTAGCCAGACTGGAGGATGAATTAGAACAACTGAGTAGAggacaaaaatcagaaaactcagtgcctcaggcagctgcagggaaagaaaacatgagaagCATGATCAGCAAAGCAATGAGTCTTGCAAACCAGCCCGGTAAGGACTATCTAATTCAGATGCTTTCTGAAAAGGAATCTGAGTTGCAGAGCATCTGGAAGGATAAAGAACCTACTGAAGcatggctgcaggcagtgattGAGGAAATGAGACAAAGCTTACAAGGTAAGGCAAACACTGTTTCAATTAAAGATGAAATCATGGAGCGTCAGACAATTCCTGACAAAGTAACTGAAACCACTGAAAGCCCAGAAaatgatgaagaaaatgaaaaacatagtTCAGCAAGTACaaatctggaagaaaaacaaaagtctGCTCTTAAAGAAAGGATTTCAGTTCTTgaacaagaaaaagaacaacttCAAAAAAAACTTCAAGAAGCTCTGGTATCTCGCAAAGACACTATAAAAAAGGCTCAAGAAAAAGACAGGCATCACAGAGAACAactgaaacagcagaaagatGATTACAACATACTGCAAGAACAATTTGATCAGCAAACCAAAGAGAAGGACAGCATCCAGGCTCAGCTCAGACAACTTCAAGAATTGAAAGGATCAGCAGGGAGTGTTTTGGGGAGTCGAGACAGGTTGGATTATTCATGCACGGAAGCAGAAGATACAACAAATAACAAGTTTGTACAAGTTGCAGATGTTTCTGAGGAAGAGTTGAAAAAGCACCTTGACAAATtgcagaaggagaaagagaaattgGAATGTAATATCAGCCATATGCAAAAGGAACTTGCTCACAAATCAGAATTAATCTCTGATTTGCAACAGCACATAGCACAGTTGTTTGTAGAGATAGAAGGGCTAAAGAGAGCCTCTGACCAAGCTGAAGCTAAGGGAGTAAGTCTTCAGACAGAATTGGAGGAGAGTCAAGGAAAAATTTCTGGAGTGGCTAGTCTGGAAGACTTGCAAATCCTTGTGCATCAAAAGGATGAAGAAATGGAATTTCTAAACCAGCAGTTAAAGGAGAAAAGTGAAGCTCTCAGTAATGTGCAAGCAAAATTGCTGGAAAAAGAAGACTCGGTCAAAAGACTCTGTAGTCAGTTGGAAGCTCAGGCTCAGGTGCATGAGGAGCAAAGCAAGCGGCTACAAACAGAGATGCTTGAAATTCAAGAAAAGCAAGAGGACAGTGCAGAAGCAGCTAAACAGAAGAATCAAATGCAGAGAAAGTTGCAAGCTGCGCTTATCTCTAGAAAAGAGGCACTAAAGGAGAGCAAATCTCTAAAAGAAGAGCTGGATAATGCTAAAACTACTATTGACAGTCTTTCTGTCAAGCTGACAAATATGGAAAGCCAAATATGTGGATATGTTAAAGAAACAGATACTTTAACAGAAAAGTTAGCATGCCTCACTGGAGAGCGAGAAAAACTTACTGCAGAAATTGATAAACTACTTAGAGAAAATCAGAATCTTGATGGATGCTGTAAAAATCTTACACTTACTCTGGACAGAGTTGTTCTAgagaaggagaagctggagaaggacgTGGAATCACTGAAGAACTTTCAAGCCACTGAGAGTTCTGAGTGGCAGGAGAAATACAAGGAGCTTCAGGGAGAATATGAAACTCTGCTGCAGTCATATGAGAATGTGAGTAATGAGGCTGAGCGAATTCAGCGTGTGTTGGAAACTGttaggcaggaaaagcaggaaatttaCCTTCAGCTAAAAAGAGCTGaagcaaaaaaagaggaaacagatAAGCAGCTACAGGAAGCTGGACAGGAAATTgatgaaatgaaggaaaaaatgaggaaatttgCAAAATCAAAGCAGCAAAAGATCCTGGAACTAGAGGAGGAGAATGAGAAGCTTAGAGCAGAGATGCATTTTACAGATGGAGAGCTACACAGGACTGGAGAGCGCTTTACAAACACTAGCCTGAAAGAAGATCTGGACTGCTGTAGGAGGGAGTGCCAGTCTCTTTCTACTCAGCTTGAGACAGTAATGGCTGAAAAGGAGTCTCTTAATCAAGAGATCGTGGACTTGAAGTGCCTTTTGCAGTTAACGGAATCTAAGCTGAAGGAAAGCGGAGAACTTGTAGACAGGTGCGTCACCCAGCCGACAATGGGGGAAGAAACCGATGAGGCAGTTGCCGCACCGTCACCAATGGAAAGGTCTGAAAATCAAGTGGACTTAACTTTTAGACCTGaacctcctgctgcagagctggaacaaGAGGCATTTGAAAGTGATAGACCTTATGAGGATCCTGGTATCTACAGACAGCAAATAGCTGAGCTCACCAAGCAAATTACAGAGTTGGAAGATAATAGAAGGGCTTCAGAGCAACAGCTGGGTGACATCCGCAGCTGTGTTGAGACTTTAGCAGGTGAGAAAAAGGCTTTAGAGCACCAAATGGAAGAGAAAGTCCATGAAGTGAATGATCTGCAGGCTACAGTAGCAAAGATGGAGCAAACGGTCCAAAACGTCAAAGACGAGTTGGTGAGAATGACAGCGCTGAAGGATGCTCTAGAGGCTGAAAAGGATGACTTGGAAGAAAGGCTCATGAATCAGCTGGCAGAACTTAATGGAAGTATTGGAAACTATCAGCAAGATGCAACAGACTTCCAAATCAAAAATGATCAACTGAAACATGAGCTTCAGAGTTTGCAGAGAATAATGCACAAACTTGAGGAGGAGAAAATTCAGATggcaaaggagaaaagcaaagcaagttctgaaaaacaaaaggaatttttagaaAAGCTAAAATACAATTggagagcagaaagcagcacacaTATAAAGGAGCTTCAAGAActgctgaaacagaaacagcaggagattaagcagctgcagaaagacTGTattaaaagccaggaaaaaaacagtcgTTTAGAAAGAACTGTTAAAGCTCTGGAATTTCTGCAGAGTGAGACTCAGAAAGAGGTAGAAGCAGCCAAAGAAACTTCAGCTAAAGCAGCTGAAGACACCAAGAAAGCCCAGGCAGAGCTTGCTCTCTGCAGAGTAGTGTTGGATGACACTCAGAGTGAGGCAGCAAGGGTTCTAGCTGAGAGTATCAAAGTGAAAGAAGAGTTGCAagcaaacaaagagaaaattaaaattcaaatgaagaaaaaggatgagGACTTTGAGAGAagactgcagcaggaaaaagacaAGCACTCAAAGGAGATTAAAAACATGGAGGAAAAGCTGGCAACATTACAGAGGGAGAAAGACCATATGGAAACAACTGTTGATAATCTGCAAGACTCCTTGAAGACAAAGGATCAAGAAGCCAAGCAACTGGAAGGCAGTCTAAACAAAACACTAGCCCAGCTTGCAGCCTTCACCAGGAGCATGTCTTCCCTTCAGGATGATAGGGATAGAGTGATAGATGAATCAAAAACATGGGAGAAGAAATTCACTGAAACTAttcagaagaaggaagaagaaatacgTTCAAAAGAGGAAGCTTGTGTTGTGCTAAAGAACCAGATGAAACACATGACCGTGCGTGTGGAAGAACTCCAGACTCATATATCGAG gctGGAATGCAACAAGAAAGACTGGGAAGCTGACTGCAGGAAGGAGATCCAGCATCATCAAAAAACATGTGAAAAgttgcaggaggaaaaaaaagagcttttgacTCAGCTTGAGGAGTCTCAGAAACTGTACAGCAAGTCTCAGAATGAACAGCAGGAACTGGAGTCAGAAATCAGCAGCCTGAGAGACCAGCTTGCTGACTTAAAGAATTCCTTCAACAAATGTGAGCTggccagggaagagctggggacTGTGGTCAAGCAACAAGAGACCAGTATCCAGAATTTTAAACTCAACTGTGAACAGCTTCAAGCTGATCTGCAGGCTTCCAAGGACCTAACAAATAAGCTGCATGAAGAAACCAGTGACAAAGATCAAAAGATTATGAGTTTGCTGTCTGCTAAAGAGGAAGCAGTGATGGCTGCTCTAGCTGAATTACAGCAGCAACATTCTGAAGAGATGAAAGAGTTGGAGTGTAGGCTAAGTAAGGaggaagaagacagaaaagcCTTGGAAAATGAGAAGAATAAATTTCATGACAAACTCAATGTTCTCACTGAAAAGATGAAGataagcagaaaagaaagtaagCAGCAGAAGGCACAACTGGACTCCTTCACCAAGTCCATGTCGTCTCTGCAGGACGACCGAGACCGCATATTGAGGGACTACAAGCAGCTTGAGGAACACCATCTTGTTATGATCTTGGAAAAAGACCAGCTAATTCAAGAGGCGGCTGCTGAAAACAACAAGCTCAAGGAAGAAATGAGAAGTTTCCATAGCCAGATGGATGACCTCAACTCTGAGAATGCCAAGCTGAACGCAGAGTTGGTGCGGTACAGAGAAGATCTTAACCAAGTGATTTCAATAAAGGACTCCCAACAGAAGGAACTTCTCAAAATACAGTTTCAGCGGATCCAGACTCTGGAAAATGAGAAGGCAACCATAGAAGCACAGCTGAAAGAGTCGGAGCATACTCAGGATGATCTCAGGAAGCGCATGGAAGCCTTAAGAGAGGATAAAGTCAGTATGTCTCAAGAGATTGAAACTCTTCTGTCCTCTCTGTCCCAGGTGCAGAGAGAGATGGCAGCATTACATGAGGGGAGTCCCATCATGGAGTGTCAAGCAGAACTTAAGGCTCGGGAAAAAGAGGTACAAGAACTGAGTCATGAGCTTTCCCTCTCCCAGAAAAGAATAACGGAACTTGAGGGGGAGCTAGAATGTGTTCAAAGGGATGCGGCCAAGAGAGTGGGAGAAGCTGAGGACAGGCTTCGGAAGGAATTGAAGCACCTGCATCATGATGCAGGGATAATGAGGAACGAAACCGAGACAGCAGAAGAGAGAGTAGCGGAGTTGGCACGGGACTTGATGGAGATGGAACAGAAATTGCTTGCAGTCACAGATGAAAACAAAGATCTCAGAGCTCAAATTCAGTCTTTTGGGAGGTCCATGAGCTCTCTTCAGGATAGCCGAGACCAAGCCAACGAAGAGCTTCatgttttgaaacagaaatactcTGCAGACTTAGAGGAACAAAAGAGTCTAGTGCAGAATCTTCAGAAACAGATAGCTCAGCTACAAGAGGAGCAATGTTCCACTGCCAGGAACCGAGATACGCTGAGGTCTGAGCTGACAGAACTGCAGAAGGCTATTGACGGAAGAGGTCTCTTGGCCCAGATTGAGAAACTTAATCAGCAGCTCAGAGCTAAAGATGATGAGCTTCTCCGCTTGTCTTTGGAATTGGAAGGCTCTTCCAACCAAGTCAAATCTTTCTCCAAGGCTATGGCAAGCCTGCAGAATGACCGAGATCGTCTGCTGAATGAATTGGACAAAAAATATAAGATTGAAGAAGTGAAACAACAAGCAGGAGGGAGCGCTTCCACCACTTCTTCAGAAGTGCAGAGTCTGAAGAAGGCACTGGCCTCCTTGCAGAGTGACAGAGACAGAGTA ATAAAGGAGCTGGAGAATCTGCAGCAGCAGTACATCCTGGTCGGGGTGGAAGCCGCTGAGAATTCTCGCTTAAAGGCACAactgcagcagtgggagcaaGAGGCAGACAAACAGCTTCGTCTGCAAGAACAACTGAAGCAAGAAGGAGCTGTGTACCAGCAGGAGCTCCAGCAACTCAG ACAGGAGAAGGCCacctgggaaaagcagagcagcagcatgaaGGAGCAGTACTTGACGGCCATAGCAGAGAAGGACAAGCAGCTGAGCCATTTACAAAGGATCACACAGGAAATGAGGCTGCCCTTCAACAAGTCTCAAACCACAGAGGAGCAGCATCAAAGCAAG ATTTCCCCAGAAGTCCTGAAAGGGGACTTTTCAAGTCTAGAAACAGAGATGAAACACCTCCAGGCCCAGCTAAGTGACAGTCTGAAAGAACTGCACCAGAAAGAGCTCAGAATTCAGCAGTTAAACAGCAAG CTATCTCAGGtctttgaagagaaaaatgccCTTGCCCTCCAGCTCCATGGGAGCAGCCGGAGCATTTGTGAGAGCCATCAGCACTACAGCGAGGTCCTGAACCGCTGCCTAGTGCTggagaggcagctccaggagctgcaggctgcagaCAAGAGCATG GAGCTGTTTGCGACAGAcgctgctccaggagcaccCCAAGAAAAGAATGAGCCACAGAGAGGCACTTACACATCTGAACTacaagagctgcagctgag GTTGTCTGAAACAGAACATTTACATAGCAGCACAAAGCAGGATATGCAGTATTtagaggagcagctggaggaagaaCGGGACCGTCGTCTTGCTGCAGAGGAGGCGCTTTTTGTGGCACAGGATCAGATCAGGAG GTTGCAGTCAAGTGAGGGGGCATCTTCCTTAAGTGCCAGCATTGATATGACTCCAGGTCACGAGCAGTCCTTGCTGATCGACTCCATGGATAATAATTCCAGCAGA ACTCGGAGTACTCTTGGACTACGACGCCTGTTACGCTCTCTCTTCCGCTCCCGGACCCACTTGCCTCTGCTAGTGGCCATGTATCTGCTTGCTCTCCATGTCCTGCTCTTCCTGTGCTTTACGGGCCGCCTGTGA